In Halichondria panicea chromosome 9, odHalPani1.1, whole genome shotgun sequence, a genomic segment contains:
- the LOC135341354 gene encoding uncharacterized protein K02A2.6-like — protein MITISNSSPLKHTAMLMHYHVSPDSYETADINAIHTFNVAQIEALPVTSQQVQTATRRDPTLSKVLKYVKSGWPQKVTPDLQPYFNRRLEIGIESGCLMWGIRTIIPQNLHAKTLRALHENHPGMSRMKAIARSYVWWSGLDKDIENQAKTCLSCQEQASKPAVAPLHPWVWPNSPWKRIHIDYAGPFLNKMFLVIVDAHSKWPEMIQMSSTTSQNTIEALQALFARYGLPEQIVSDNGAQFTSQEFSDFIQANGIRHIRSAPYHPSTNGQAERFVQTFKRAMKAGEREGLSLKTRLAQFLLSYRSTPHATTNVSPSELFLQRKVRTRFDLLKPNTEGNVSDKQRNRNSNMTNMLNQGRSLLVNK, from the coding sequence ATGATTACAATATCCAATTCAAGCCCACTCAAGCACACAGCAATGCTGATGCATTATCACGTCTCCCCAGATTCATACGAAACGGCTGACATTAATGCTATTCACACTTTCAATGTGGCTCAAATCGAAGCTCTTCCTGTAACATCTCAGCAGGTGCAGACGGCTACCCGACGTGACCCAACCTTAAGCAAGGTGTTAAAGTATGTCAAATCAGGATGGCCACAGAAAGTGACACCGGATCTACAACCATATTTCAACCGCCGTCTTGAAATTGGCATCGAAAGTGGTTGCTTGATGTGGGGAATTCGCACTATCATTCCACAGAACCTGCATGCAAAGACCCTTCGTGCTCTCCATGAGAACCACCCTGGAATGTCCCGAATGAAGGCTATTGCCCGCAGTTACGTGTGGTGGAGTGGACTCGATAAAGACATCGAAAACCAAGCAAAAACGTGCCTATCGTGCCAGGAACAAGCCTCTAAACCTGCAGTAGCACCACTCCATCCTTGGGTTTGGCCAAACAGCCCATGGAAAAGGATCCATATTGACTACGCTGGTCCATTCTTGAACAAAATGTTTCTAGTGATTGTAGACGCCCATTCCAAGTGGCCAGAAATGATTCAGATGTCTTCCACTACGTCTCAAAACACGATCGAGGCACTGCAAGCACTATTTGCTCGGTATGGACTACCAGAACAGATTGTTTCCGACAATGGTGCACAATTCACATCCCAAGAATTTAGCGATTTTATTCAAGCCAATGGCATAAGACACATACGAAGTGCTCCATACCATCCCTCCACGAACGGCCAAGCTGAACGATTTGTACAAACGTTCAAAAGAGCCATGAAAGCTGGAGAGAGAGAAGGACTGAGTTTGAAAACAAGATTGGCTCAGTTTTTACTGTCATACCGCTCAACTCCACATGCTACCACTAACGTCTCACCGAGTGAACTGTTCCTTCAAAGAAAAGTACGTACACGATTCGATCTCCTCAAACCAAACACAGAGGGAAACGTATCTGACAAGCAGAGAAACAGAAACAGCAACATGACAAACATGCTAAACCAAGGACGTTCTCTGTTGGTCAACAAGTAA
- the LOC135341350 gene encoding uncharacterized protein K02A2.6-like produces MEIDTGAAISIISEATRKAKFSKFKLRKSNILLKTYTDEAMMVTGQINVCVNYGEQVARLVLVVVAGSGPSLFGRNWLKYLQFDWKCIATVKSPPAGTLKNLLHVYDSLFKDELGTVTSHKATLRVRPDATPRFFKPRPVPYATKEAIGDELDRMEQQGIIQKIPSSDWAAPLVAVPKKDGCFRLCGDYKVTINQDLEVDQYPLPKPEDLFATLANGSLFTKLDLSQAYLQVELDKDSTKYVTINTHQGLYQFSRLPFGVASAPAIFQRLMDTILRGVPHVICYLDDLLITGVDEEDHLHNLEQVLKLFTEHGLRLKKEKCIFLAKSVEYLGHQISKEGIQALPSKVDTIAQAPEPKNVQELRSFLGLLKNLSSILYPINQLLQASHKWEWTQECQQRNNLHHLMCSPTMTRTYQSTWLRTRQPTALEPLFLMYYQTGLRDQSVLLHAR; encoded by the coding sequence ATGGAAATCGATACCGGAGCTGCAATATCTATTATCTCTGAGGCCACCAGAAAGGCCAAGTTCTCTAAATTCAAGCTGCGTAAGTCAAATATTTTGCTAAAGACATATACAGATGAGGCTATGATGGTAACGGGTCAgattaatgtgtgtgttaattatggAGAACAGGTGGCTCGGCTGGTGCTGGTGGTGGTTGCTGGAAGTGGACCAAGTCTTTTTGGACGCAATTGGCTGAAGTACCTCCAGTTTGACTGGAAATGTATTGCAACTGTCAAATCTCCCCCTGCAGGTACACTAAAGAATTTGTTACACGTATACGATTCATTGTTCAAGGACGAGTTAGGTACTGTGACCTCACACAAAGCCACTCTCAGAGTACGGCCAGATGCTACTCCTCGGTTTTTCAAACCACGTCCTGTTCCTTATGCAACCAAAGAGGCTATTGGAGATGAATTGGACCGCATGGAGCAACAAGGTATCATCCAGAAAATACCTAGCAGTGACTGGGCAGCACCGTTGGTCGCAGTTCCCAAGAAAGACGGATGTTTTCGACTCTGCGGCGACTATAAAGTGACTATCAACCAAGACCTTGAAGTTGATCAGTACCCCTTGCCTAAACCCGAAGACCTATTCGCAACACTAGCAAATGGCTCCCTTTTCACTAAGCTTGATTTGTCACAAGCGTATCTACAGGTCGAACTCGATAAGGACTCTACCAAATACGTGACTATCAACACCCATCAAGGGTTATACCAGTTCAGCCGACTTCCTTTTGGCGTGGCGTCAGCCCCAGCAATATTCCAAAGACTGATGGACACCATCCTACGTGGAGTGCCTCACGTTATCTGCTACTTAGACGATCTGTTGATAACAGGAGTGGATGAAGAAGACCACCTACACAATCTGGAGCAAGTCCTCAAACTTTTTACGGAACACGGGTTGCGATTGAAGAAGGAGAAATGTATCTTTTTGGCCAAGTCGGTAGAATATCTTGGTCATCAGATCAGCAAAGAGGGAATCCAAGCTCTTCCAAGTAAAGTTGATACTATTGCACAGGCTCCAGAACCAAAGAATGTTCAAGAACTTCGCTCCTTCCTCGGGTTGCTGAAGAATCTCTCTAGCATCCTTTACCCAATCAACCAACTTCTGCAAGCGAGTCATAAGTGGGAATGGACACAGGAATGTCAGCAAAGAAACAACTTACATCATCTGATGTGCTCACCCACTATGACCCGGACCTACCAATCAACATGGCTGCGGACGCGTCAGCCTACGGCATTGGAGCCGTTATTTCTCATGTACTACCAGACGGGGCTGAGAGACCAATCTGTTTTGCTTCACGCACGCTAA
- the LOC135341353 gene encoding uncharacterized protein LOC135341353, translating into MHVNCIYHSHRDINFVMLTFTLLVVLFASPSWAALPQFSWDTLPVFFHSSNTTGQYNDDALKTIAKFQMATFDKGMGRSIKNIDDEDEMVLAMRAIKAANPKIATYFYMNSYKDLPPMTRMARELSEHPNYYLRDSNGTRVKNVRGFYAFDLSNPEVRQWWLNICLNATKFANGDGCYCDSSQRENAKFYPEPPAKKLKSWGEGLLNLTRDVQEALGENKLLIGKYPGQPYVKAVQMEAFEPTNDSIVSLMLGASHGQVVQAHVPVTIDCSSDLTNYLATFLIGAGQYFYFGCGNWSAAGNDTTPLTWLPEYDKPLGPPKSTGVYNSQTGVWSRLFASGTEVLFDTKTNKGTIKWSQ; encoded by the coding sequence ATGCATGTTAACTGCATTTATCATAGCCACAGAGATATAAACTTTGTCATGCTGACGTTTACGCTGTTAGTTGTACTTTTTGCTAGTCCCAGCTGGGCAGCACTGCCTCAGTTTTCCTGGGACACCCTGCCTGTATTCTTTCACTCGTCTAACACAACTGGACAGTACAATGACGATGCTCTCAAGACAATTGCAAAGTTTCAAATGGCAACATTTGACAAGGGGATGGGACGTAGTATAAAGAATATTGATGATGAAGATGAAATGGTGCTGGCCATGAGAGCCATCAAAGCAGCCAATCCCAAGATTGCCACCTATTTTTACATGAACTCCTATAAAGATCTTCCTCCGATGACACGGATGGCCAGAGAATTGTCCGAACATCCCAACTATTACTTGCGTGATAGTAATGGAACTCGAGTCAAAAATGTTCGAGGATTTTATGCTTTCGATTTATCAAACCCTGAGGTCCGGCAATGGTGGCTGAATATTTGTTTGAATGCTACGAAATTTGCAAATGGTGATGGTTGTTATTGTGACTCTTCACAGAGAGAAAACGCTAAGTTTTATCCGGAGCCACCCGCAAAAAAACTAAAAAGTTGGGGCGAGGGTTTGCTTAATTTGACACGGGATGTACAAGAAGCTTTAGGTGAGAATAAGCTGCTTATTGGGAAATATCCTGGTCAGCCTTATGTCAAAGCCGTTCAAATGGAGGCTTTCGAACCTACAAATGACTCAATCGTTTCTCTTATGCTCGGTGCCAGTCATGGTCAAGTTGTACAAGCACATGTACCAGTAACTATAGATTGCTCAAGTGATCTCACTAACTACTTAGCTACATTTCTGATTGGTGCTGGACAATATTTCTATTTTGGCTGTGGGAACTGGAGCGCTGCTGGAAACGATACTACGCCTTTAACATGGCTTCCTGAGTATGACAAACCTCTTGGACCTCCAAAGAGTACAGGTGTGTACAACTCTCAGACTGGTGTGTGGAGTCGATTGTTTGCATCAGGAACAGAGGTATTATTTGATACCAAGACCAACAAAGGAACCATAAAGTGGTCACAGTAA
- the LOC135342077 gene encoding uncharacterized protein LOC135342077 has product MHGNCIYHSHKEINFVMLTFTLLVVLFASPSWAALPQFSWDTLPVFFHSSNTTGIYNDDALKTIAKFKMATIEKWMGYDMKNIDDEDEMVLAMRAIKAANPKIATYFYMNSFKDRPEMTRMARELSENPSYYLRDSDGTRVKNGGGFYAFDLSNPDVRQWWLNICLNATKFANGDGCFCDSSQRENSSFRPKPLAEKLKNWGEGMLNLTRDVQEALGENKLLIGKYPGQPYVKAVQIESFEPTNDSIVSLMLGASHGQVVQAHVPISIECSSDLTNYLATFLIGAGQYSYFGCGNWNATGNDTRPLTWLPEYDKPLGPPKSTGVYNSQTGVWSRLFASGTDVLFDTKTNKGTIKWSQ; this is encoded by the coding sequence ATGCATGGTAACTGCATTTATCATAGTCACAAAGAAATAAACTTTGTCATGCTGACGTTTACGCTGTTAGTTGTACTTTTTGCTAGCCCCAGCTGGGCAGCACTGCCTCAGTTTTCCTGGGACACGCTGCCTGTATTCTTTCACTCGTCTAACACAACTGGAATATACAATGACGATGCTCTCAAGACAATTGCAAAGTTTAAAATGGCAACAATTGAAAAGTGGATGGGATATGATATGAAGAATATTGATGATGAGGATGAAATGGTGCTGGCCATGCGAGCCATCAAAGCAGCCAATCCCAAAATTGCCACCTACTTTTACATGAACTCCTTTAAAGATCGTCCTGAGATGACCCGGATGGCCAGAGAATTGTCCGAAAATCCCAGCTACTACTTGCGTGATAGTGATGGAACTCGAGTTAAAAATGGTGGAGGATTTTATGCTTTCGATTTGTCAAACCCTGATGTCCGGCAATGGTGGCTGAATATTTGTTTGAATGCTACAAAATTTGCAAATGGTGATGGTTGTTTTTGTGACTCTTCACAGAGAGAAAACTCTTCTTTTCGTCCGAAGCCACTCGCAGAGAAACTAAAGAATTGGGGCGAGGGTATGCTTAATCTGACACGGGATGTACAAGAAGCTTTAGGTGAGAATAAGCTACTTATTGGGAAATATCCCGGTCAACCTTATGTCAAGGCCGTTCAAATAGAGTCTTTCGAACCTACAAATGATTCAATTGTTTCTCTTATGCTCGGTGCCAGTCATGGTCAAGTTGTACAAGCACATGTACCAATAAGTATAGAATGCTCAAGTGATCTCACTAACTACTTAGCTACATTCCTGATTGGTGCTGGACAATATTCCTATTTTGGCTGTGGGAACTGGAACGCTACTGGAAATGATACTAGGCCTTTAACCTGGCTTCCTGAGTATGACAAGCCTCTTGGACCTCCAAAGAGTACAGGCGTGTACAACTCTCAGACTGGTGTGTGGAGTCGATTGTTTGCATCAGGAACAGATGTATTATTTGATACCAAGACCAACAAAGGAACCATAAAGTGGTCACAGTAA
- the LOC135341202 gene encoding uncharacterized protein LOC135341202: MMLTFTLLVVLFASPSWAALPQFSWDTLPVFFHSSNTTGRYNDNALKTIAKFKMATIEKWMGHDMKNIDDEDEMVLAMRAIKAANPKIATYFYMNSFKDRPEMTRMARELSEHPNYYLRDSDGTQVKNGQGFYAFDLSNPEVRQWWLNICLNATKFANGDGCYCDSSQRENSTFRPEPSADKLKSWGDGMLNLTRDVQEALGKDKLLIGKYSGQPYVKAVQLEFFEPKNDSIISLMLGASHGQVVQAHVPISIECSGDLTNYLATFLIGAGQYSYFGCGNWSAAGNDTTPLTWRPEYDKPLGAPKSTGVYNSQTGVWSRLFASGTEVSFDTKTNKGTIKWSQ; the protein is encoded by the coding sequence ATGATGTTGACATTTACGCTGTTAGTTGTACTTTTTGCTAGTCCCAGCTGGGCAGCACTACCTCAGTTTTCCTGGGACACGCTGCCTGTATTCTTTCACTCGTCCAACACAACTGGAAGGTACAATGACAATGCTCTCAAGACAATTGCAAAGTTTAAAATGGCAACAATTGAAAAGTGGATGGGACATGATATGAAGAATATTGATGATGAGGATGAAATGGTGCTGGCCATGAGAGCCATCAAAGCAGCCAATCCCAAGATTGCCACCTACTTTTACATGAACTCATTTAAAGATCGTCCTGAGATGACACGAATGGCAAGAGAATTGTCCGAACATCCCAACTATTACTTGCGTGATAGTGATGGAACTCAAGTTAAAAATGGTCAAGGATTTTATGCTTTCGATTTATCAAACCCTGAGGTCCGGCAATGGTGGCTGAATATTTGTTTGAATGCTACGAAATTTGCAAATGGTGATGGTTGTTATTGCGACTCTTCACAGAGAGAAAATTCTACTTTTCGTCCAGAGCCTTCCGCAGATAAACTAAAAAGTTGGGGCGATGGTATGCTTAATCTGACACGGGATGTACAAGAAGCTTTAGGCAAGGATAAGCTACTCATTGGGAAATATTCTGGTCAGCCTTATGTCAAAGCCGTTCAATTAGAGTTCTTCGAACCTAAAAATGATTCAATCATTTCTCTTATGCTCGGTGCCAGTCATGGTCAAGTTGTACAAGCACATGTACCAATAAGTATAGAATGCTCAGGTGATCTCACTAACTACTTAGCTACATTCCTGATTGGTGCTGGACAATATTCCTATTTTGGCTGTGGGAACTGGAGCGCTGCTGGAAACGATACTACGCCTCTAACCTGGCGTCCCGAATATGACAAGCCTCTTGGAGCTCCAAAGAGTACAGGTGTGTACAACTCTCAGACTGGTGTGTGGAGTCGATTGTTTGCATCAGGAACAGAGGTCTCATTCGATACCAAGACCAACAAAGGAACAATAAAGTGGTCACAGTAA
- the LOC135341245 gene encoding pre-mRNA-splicing factor 38B-like, translating into TSRPDFCPVFAEKWGKKSITTEIADHDHVQEVLSEDVIVKRNLIADVIDPVQTIAGITLGEEHKSRSRRKSHSRSRSRDRRTRSRDRKHRSRDRKSRSRERKHSRERRWSRSRDRYRRSRSYDKSSRHRRSNSRERKRSRSGERQTSEATHTDTRQCSQKEEKQEDNRDLSKEIPGYESLTPAERIKAKIKLMVEKSKIPQPPSETFVPSPSQLASIESDAFEQVNFSSTRATGNSQGSSIGHDSSSGGRYNSTRVDASEYAPQVVELSSLSHEQESPFSIDTKKEVLVPEEERKTKWLKKLQLLREKHGH; encoded by the exons ACCAGTCGACCAGATTTTTGCCCTGTTTTTGCTGAGAAATGGGGAAAAAAAAGCATCACCACAGAGATAGCAGATCACGATCACGTTCAAGAAGTCCTTTCAGAAG aCGTGATAGTGAAGAGAAACCTCATCGCAGACGTCATCGATCCAGTTCAGACGATAGCAGGGATCACTCTCGGAGAAG AGCACAAGTCCAGAAGCAGGAGAAAGTCTCACTCACGAAGTCGCTCTAGGGACAGGCGGACTAGGTCAAGAGACAGAAAACATCGATCTAGAGACAGAAAAAGTCGTTCAAGAGAGAGAAAACATTCTCGAGAAAGAAGGTGGAGTCGATCAAGGGACAGATATCGTAGGAGCAGGTCCTATGATAAGTCCTCAAGGCATCGCCGTAGTAATTCTAGGGAGAGAAAAAGGTCCAGGAGTGGAGAGAGGCAAACAAG TGAggccacacacactgacactcGTCAATGCTCTCAAAAAGAAGAAAAGCAAGAAGACAACAG AGATTTATCCAAGGAAATACCTGGTTATGAGAGTCTG ACACCTGCTGAGCGAATCAAGGCCAAGATAAAGTTGATGGTGGAGAAATCAAAAATTCCTCAGCCTCCTTCTGAAACTTTTGTCCCTTCTCCTTCCCAGCTCGCAAGTATAGAGAGTGATGCTTTTGAGCAAGTGAATTTCTCATCCACACGGGCCACAGGAAATTCAcag GGCTCATCGATTGGCCACGATTCATCAAGTGGTGGCAGGTACAACAGCACAAGAGTAGATGCCAGTGAGTACGCTCCTCAAGTGGTGGAGCTAAGCAGCCTGAGCCACGAGCAGGAGAGCCCCTTTTCCATTGACACAAAGAAAGAAGTATTGGTCCCTGAGGAGGAACGAAAAACAAAATGGCTGAAAAAACTGCAACTTTTGAGAGAAAAACATGGACATTAG
- the LOC135341349 gene encoding uncharacterized protein LOC135341349 — protein sequence MIRSQVYTSRPRSSLPARTSTSLSRLPSSIERMPKAEILEKWMARSTKPGTQSWSRPSTPVQDNKLGRPTNASVLRSKTCPAALVEPCYKEQIRKKKMFEIKCKVLTASMLSQTLPNGETFHGFLIGARYNSANTVDSYSLERCGVHVPRGDTKKLFIRHVGKKPPSAKIFGNLVEGSRVVSGTPAGRQSKPRLQPEPWVVETKRIEDSAGSIEQELDAVFGPNEEGSCSGTTIHSVCENAQDKNNEAQSDNYNIATQESVSEDQDESTDLTKEKPLSPTSRLHTKEDISLPSFLLSEDQREENEHDFISREAHRLTQEILQESMCSFSRHSSIDPVNTNSTANSQSEAKSIDPVNTNSTANSHSEAKRIDPVNINPTASSQPESMNMENKSLQSSLENMSNDECSSQDTNDHISTESNRPVSAVLSRKNNTFQFDSRPQSARVYSQNRTANSVVIDMTNLQSVEDT from the exons ATGATTAGGAGTCAAGTCTATACCTCTAGGCCCCGGTCTAGCCTCCCAGCACGCACCTCCACCAGTTTATCAAGGCTACCCTCTTCAATTGAGAGAATGCCAAAAGCGGAAATCCTGGAGAAATGGATGGCCCGATCTACTAAGCCAGGAACACAATCATGGTCTAGACCATCCACTCCGGTTCAGGACAACAAACTTGGGAGGCCAACCAATGCTAG TGTGCTACGATCCAAGACATGTCCAGCTGCACTTGTGGAGCCATGCTACAAGGAGCAGATACGAAAAAAGAAAATGTTTG AAATTAAATGCAAGGTGTTGACGGCATCAATGCT ATCGCAAACCCTTCCTAATGGAGAAACATTTCATGGCTTTCTCATTGGAGCTAGATACAACAG TGCCAACACTGTAGATAGTTACTCACTGGAAAGATGTGGAGTCCATGTTCCAAGGGGAGACACAAAAAAGTTGTTTATTCGCCATGTTGGAAAGAAACCACCATCTGCAAAAATATTTGGGAACCTTGTTGAAG GCTCTCGTGTTGTATCAGGGACTCCAGCAGGCAGGCAGAGCAAGCCTCGTTTGCAGCCAGAGCCTTGGGTTGTGGAAACAAAACGAATTGAAGACTCTGCTGGTTCCATTGAGCAAGAACTAGACGCAGTGTTTGGACCAAATGAGGAGGGAAGCTGTTCAGGAACAACCATACACTCTGTCTGCGAAAATGCACAAGATAAAAACAATGAGGCACAAAGCGACAATTATAATATTGCCACACAAGAGTCCGTGTCAGAAGATCAAGACGAATCTACAGATTTAACTAAAGAGAAACCACTTTCTCCCACCTCACGTCTCCACACAAAGGAAGACATTTCTCTGCCATCATTTTTACTTTCTGAAGATCAAAGAGAAGAGAACGAACATGATTTCATCTCACGTGAAGCACATAGACTGACACAAGAAATCCTACAAGAGTCAATGTGCTCGTTTTCAAGGCACAGCAGCATTGATCCAGTTAACACTAACTCTACAGCTAACTCACAATCTGAAGCAAAGAGCATTGATCCAGTTAACACTAACTCTACAGCTAACTCACACTCTGAAGCAAAGAGGATTGATCCAGTTAACATTAACCCTACAGCTAGCTCACAGCCTGAATCAATGAACATGGAGAACAAATCACTTCAAAGTAGCCTTGAGAATATGTCTAACGATGAATGCTCAAGTCAAGACACAAACGATCATATTTCTACAGAAAGCAATAGACCAGTTTCTGCTGTACTCTCCAGAAAAAATAACACTTTTCAATTCGATAGTAGGCCGCAGTCAGCAAGAGTGTACTCACAGAACAGAACCGCTAACTCTGTTGTGATTGACATGACTAATTTACAGTCTGTTGAAGATACCTAG